In Urechidicola croceus, a single window of DNA contains:
- a CDS encoding DUF6787 family protein: MEKLRERWGIKSNWQILIILFVFSITGSSSLFVAKPIIKFIGITKDNLPTSIYWILYIVLSFIFYQIMLVLFGWIFGQYNFFWNMEKKMLKRIGLGKLIND, translated from the coding sequence ATGGAAAAATTAAGAGAGCGTTGGGGAATAAAATCGAATTGGCAGATTCTTATTATTCTTTTTGTGTTCAGTATTACTGGTTCATCTTCATTATTTGTAGCAAAACCTATCATTAAATTTATAGGAATTACAAAAGATAATTTACCAACCAGTATCTATTGGATTCTATATATAGTTCTCAGTTTTATTTTTTACCAAATAATGCTTGTACTATTTGGTTGGATTTTTGGTCAATATAATTTTTTTTGGAATATGGAAAAAAAAATGTTGAAACGCATTGGTTTAGGTAAACTAATTAACGATTAA
- a CDS encoding DUF937 domain-containing protein, translated as MAGILDLLNGPIGKTLISGASKQFGQDESKTSTALNAALPLILGAMKNNASSPDGAAGLLKALGNDKHSGGILDNLGSILGGSGVDEDVLQDGAGILGHVFKGKEQNVAQAVSKTSGIDLGSAMNILKVAGPLVMGALGKETRQQGVSDSNGIGNLLGGMLGGASNDQQSLVSRLLDADGDGSMIDDVAGMILGAAGGKKKSGLGGLLGGLFGKR; from the coding sequence ATGGCAGGGATTTTAGACTTATTAAACGGACCAATTGGTAAAACTTTAATCAGTGGAGCAAGTAAACAATTTGGGCAAGACGAAAGCAAAACATCAACAGCTTTAAATGCAGCATTACCATTAATACTTGGTGCAATGAAAAATAATGCTTCTTCTCCAGATGGAGCAGCAGGATTATTAAAAGCTTTAGGAAATGATAAACATAGTGGTGGGATTTTAGATAACCTTGGAAGTATTCTTGGTGGTAGTGGAGTTGATGAAGATGTACTTCAAGATGGTGCTGGAATTTTAGGGCATGTATTTAAAGGTAAAGAACAAAATGTAGCACAAGCAGTAAGTAAAACTAGTGGTATTGATCTAGGTAGTGCTATGAATATATTAAAAGTTGCTGGACCACTTGTAATGGGAGCTTTAGGAAAAGAAACTCGTCAACAAGGAGTTTCAGATTCTAACGGAATTGGAAATTTATTAGGCGGAATGCTTGGTGGAGCTTCTAATGACCAACAAAGTTTAGTTTCTCGTTTATTAGATGCTGATGGCGATGGAAGTATGATTGATGATGTTGCTGGAATGATTCTTGGTGCAGCAGGAGGAAAAAAGAAAAGTGGATTGGGTGGACTTCTTGGAGGTTTATTTGGTAAAAGATAA
- the msrA gene encoding peptide-methionine (S)-S-oxide reductase MsrA — protein sequence MKSISIIVLSLILFSCTSQAQKQEKVTKKDSKKMMGENLEYATFGGGCFWCTEAVFEQLEGVTSVKSGYSGGQIKDPTYREISTGRTGHAEVIQIGFDPTIIKFEELLDVFFNTHNPTTLNRQGADRGTQYRSAVFYHNEKQKSAVNKMIEALDNAKVFADKIVTEVTEFDVFYEAEKYHQNYYENNKSQGYCQVVINPKLEKLQKQYKDKLKK from the coding sequence ATGAAAAGTATAAGTATAATAGTTTTAAGTTTAATTTTGTTTTCATGCACATCACAGGCGCAAAAACAAGAAAAAGTAACTAAAAAAGATAGTAAAAAAATGATGGGTGAAAATTTAGAATATGCTACTTTTGGTGGCGGATGTTTTTGGTGTACTGAAGCAGTTTTTGAACAACTGGAAGGAGTTACATCAGTAAAATCAGGATATTCCGGAGGACAAATTAAAGACCCAACATATCGAGAGATTTCAACTGGAAGAACTGGACATGCTGAAGTTATTCAAATAGGATTTGATCCAACTATAATAAAATTTGAAGAGTTGTTGGATGTGTTTTTTAATACTCACAATCCTACAACTTTAAATCGTCAAGGAGCAGATAGAGGAACACAATATCGTTCAGCCGTTTTTTATCATAATGAAAAGCAAAAGTCGGCTGTAAATAAAATGATAGAAGCATTGGATAATGCTAAGGTATTTGCTGATAAAATTGTGACTGAAGTTACCGAATTTGATGTGTTTTATGAAGCGGAAAAGTATCATCAAAATTACTATGAGAATAACAAATCTCAAGGATATTGTCAAGTTGTTATTAATCCCAAGTTAGAAAAATTACAAAAACAATATAAGGACAAATTAAAGAAATGA
- a CDS encoding GyrI-like domain-containing protein, whose amino-acid sequence MKKLSSIESFNIIGISVRTINSGGQAGIDIKKLWDKWFSENCSSKISNKMNDDIINLYTDYDSDEYGYYTTIVGNKVTDLESIPEGFVGKYIPATNYEKFISKGKLPECVLNTWETIWKSKNNRIYIADFDVYRLEEMNPENAIVETFVSVI is encoded by the coding sequence ATGAAAAAGTTAAGTAGCATAGAATCGTTCAATATTATTGGAATTTCAGTAAGAACAATCAATAGTGGTGGTCAGGCCGGTATTGATATTAAGAAACTTTGGGATAAATGGTTTTCAGAAAATTGCAGTTCTAAAATTTCTAATAAAATGAATGATGATATAATTAATCTGTATACAGACTATGATTCTGATGAATATGGATATTATACAACAATTGTAGGTAATAAAGTAACAGATTTAGAATCGATTCCTGAAGGTTTTGTCGGGAAGTATATTCCTGCAACTAATTATGAAAAATTTATTTCAAAAGGGAAACTCCCAGAGTGTGTTTTAAATACTTGGGAAACTATTTGGAAATCAAAAAATAATAGAATTTATATTGCAGATTTTGACGTTTACCGTTTAGAAGAGATGAATCCAGAAAATGCAATTGTAGAAACTTTCGTTTCAGTAATTTAA
- a CDS encoding dicarboxylate/amino acid:cation symporter — MKRLPLHWKIMIGMVLGILFGLLMTRFSTGTQFVTDWIKPLGDIFVKMLKLIAVPLIVASLIKGISDLKDISKFKVMGLRTIGIYIVTTIIAISIGLTLVNTFKPGNGISQETVQNLKDKYASNTSIQEKMEEATKQKESSPLQFIVDMVPDNAISAMGDNKLMLQVIFFTILLGISLLLIDEKNAKPLKEFFDSLNDVVLKMVDLIMLLAPYAVFALLATVVVTADDPDVLLALLKYAGVVVFGLFLMVVFYSTLVGVYTKKSPIWFLTQIAPAQLLAFSTSSSAATLPVTMERVEEHIGVDKEVSSFVLPVGATINMDGTSLYQAVASVFIMQVLWPEGLTFSNQLIIILTALMASIGSAAVPGAGMVMLVIVLDSIGFPADLLPIGLALIFAVDRPLDMCRTMINVTGDATVSMVVAKSVGKLGKPHVQEWDDNYEKVK; from the coding sequence ATGAAGAGACTACCACTACATTGGAAAATAATGATAGGAATGGTATTAGGGATTTTATTTGGACTGCTTATGACAAGGTTTTCTACTGGTACACAGTTTGTTACTGATTGGATAAAACCATTAGGAGATATTTTTGTAAAAATGTTAAAACTAATTGCTGTACCATTAATAGTTGCTTCTTTGATAAAGGGTATTTCAGATTTAAAAGATATTTCGAAATTTAAAGTAATGGGATTGCGAACAATAGGAATATATATAGTTACTACCATAATTGCAATTTCAATAGGATTGACTTTAGTGAATACATTTAAGCCAGGTAATGGTATTTCACAAGAGACAGTTCAAAATTTAAAAGATAAGTATGCTTCAAATACAAGTATTCAAGAAAAAATGGAAGAAGCAACTAAGCAAAAAGAAAGTAGTCCGTTACAATTTATTGTTGACATGGTTCCTGACAATGCAATTTCGGCAATGGGCGATAATAAATTAATGCTGCAAGTTATTTTCTTTACTATATTATTAGGAATTAGTTTATTATTAATTGATGAAAAAAATGCAAAACCATTAAAAGAGTTTTTTGATTCTCTTAATGATGTTGTGCTCAAAATGGTTGATTTAATAATGCTATTAGCACCATATGCTGTTTTTGCTTTATTAGCTACAGTTGTTGTTACAGCTGATGATCCTGATGTGCTGTTAGCCTTATTGAAATATGCTGGAGTTGTAGTTTTCGGACTGTTTTTAATGGTTGTTTTCTACTCTACTTTAGTGGGAGTTTATACAAAAAAGTCGCCTATTTGGTTTTTAACACAAATAGCACCAGCGCAATTGTTAGCATTTTCAACTAGTAGTAGTGCCGCAACACTTCCAGTAACAATGGAAAGAGTAGAAGAACATATAGGAGTAGATAAGGAAGTCTCAAGTTTTGTATTGCCAGTTGGGGCTACAATTAATATGGATGGAACAAGTTTATATCAAGCAGTTGCCTCAGTATTTATAATGCAAGTTTTATGGCCTGAAGGATTAACTTTTAGCAATCAATTAATCATTATATTAACAGCATTAATGGCATCAATTGGCTCGGCAGCTGTACCAGGAGCAGGAATGGTAATGTTGGTAATAGTATTAGATAGTATTGGTTTTCCTGCAGATTTATTACCAATAGGTTTGGCATTAATATTTGCTGTTGATAGACCTCTTGATATGTGTAGAACAATGATTAATGTTACTGGTGATGCAACAGTGTCAATGGTTGTGGCTAAATCAGTTGGTAAACTTGGTAAACCTCACGTACAAGAATGGGATGATAATTATGAAAAAGTTAAGTAG